A single window of Magnetococcus marinus MC-1 DNA harbors:
- a CDS encoding NADH-quinone oxidoreductase subunit M: MLSLLTFLPLIGALAILAFVERQRDDIARLAAMGISTVVLILSLLLYGEFDPSVAGFQFTQEAAWLPALGIHYRMGVDGISYPFVMLTALLTPICILASWQSIQKRVKEYMAAFLALESFVIGVFCALDFALFYVLWEAMLIPMFLIIGVWGGQNRVYAAMKFFLYTLAGSVLMLVAMISLYVTTGTFSIPELMEVQLPFNYQMWLFLAFFIAFAVKVPMWPFHTWLPDAHVQAPTAGSVILAGILLKMGAYGFLRFSLPILPDASRYMADFIFVLSLVAIVYTALVALVQTDMKKLIAYSSVSHMGFVTIGIFAFNQQGIEGSILQMINHGIVSGALFLIVGVIYDRLHTRELSRFGGLAIRMPIYAVIFMLFTMASVGLPGTNGFIGEFLILMGAFFANTTVAFVAATGLVLGAAYMLWLYKQVMFGEMVHEENRSLMDVNGREIALFVPLIVLVLWIGFYPNPFLDAFHSSVAHLVDQVQVVKTGVMTQAVAAH, from the coding sequence ATGCTGAGCCTTCTTACTTTCCTGCCCTTGATCGGCGCACTGGCGATTCTTGCCTTTGTGGAGCGCCAACGTGACGACATCGCACGTTTGGCGGCCATGGGAATTTCCACCGTGGTCCTGATCCTTTCACTGCTGCTCTACGGTGAGTTTGATCCCAGCGTAGCGGGTTTTCAGTTTACCCAAGAGGCCGCTTGGCTGCCTGCCTTGGGTATTCACTACCGGATGGGGGTGGATGGTATCAGCTACCCCTTTGTCATGCTCACGGCCTTATTAACCCCCATTTGTATTCTGGCCTCTTGGCAGAGCATTCAGAAGCGGGTTAAGGAGTATATGGCGGCCTTTTTGGCGCTGGAGAGCTTTGTAATCGGGGTGTTTTGTGCCCTGGATTTTGCGCTCTTTTATGTTTTGTGGGAGGCGATGCTGATTCCCATGTTTTTGATCATCGGGGTTTGGGGTGGTCAAAACCGGGTCTATGCGGCGATGAAGTTTTTTCTCTACACACTGGCCGGTTCGGTATTGATGTTGGTGGCGATGATCAGCCTGTATGTCACCACAGGGACCTTCTCGATACCGGAATTGATGGAAGTTCAGCTACCTTTTAACTATCAAATGTGGCTCTTTTTGGCCTTCTTCATCGCCTTTGCGGTGAAGGTGCCTATGTGGCCCTTTCATACGTGGTTGCCGGATGCCCACGTGCAGGCTCCCACGGCAGGTTCGGTGATTCTGGCCGGTATTCTGTTGAAGATGGGTGCCTACGGTTTTCTACGCTTCTCGCTGCCGATCTTGCCGGATGCCAGCCGCTATATGGCGGACTTTATCTTTGTGTTGTCGCTGGTCGCCATCGTTTATACGGCATTGGTGGCATTGGTGCAGACCGATATGAAAAAGCTGATTGCTTATTCCTCGGTATCCCACATGGGTTTTGTGACCATTGGTATCTTTGCGTTTAACCAACAGGGGATCGAGGGCAGCATTTTGCAGATGATTAACCACGGTATTGTATCGGGGGCGCTGTTCCTGATTGTGGGGGTTATCTATGACCGTCTGCATACCCGGGAGCTCTCCCGCTTTGGCGGTTTGGCCATACGTATGCCCATTTATGCCGTGATCTTTATGCTGTTTACCATGGCTTCGGTGGGTCTGCCTGGGACCAATGGTTTTATTGGCGAATTTCTTATCCTGATGGGTGCCTTTTTTGCCAATACCACGGTGGCCTTTGTGGCGGCGACGGGTCTGGTGTTGGGGGCGGCCTATATGTTGTGGCTCTACAAACAGGTGATGTTTGGCGAGATGGTGCATGAAGAAAATCGGTCCTTAATGGATGTGAACGGGCGGGAGATTGCCCTGTTTGTGCCCCTTATTGTACTGGTGTTGTGGATTGGTTTTTATCCCAACCCCTTCTTGGATGCCTTCCATAGTTCGGTGGCGCATCTGGTGGATCAGGTACAGGTGGTAAAGACCGGGGTAATGACGCAAGCGG